A part of Bombus huntii isolate Logan2020A chromosome 16, iyBomHunt1.1, whole genome shotgun sequence genomic DNA contains:
- the LOC126874610 gene encoding pro-resilin-like isoform X2: MRCSSPPPTPIAGHSNTYWLIRGYAALRINCNKGSGWYINSSVDHLLSSLRVFAHNTNMNYHQLTKVLLLLSCFASDALAGLLPGGSAGGSGYQYNRPSGAGFGGPGGLSGDLGGGFRGRPNALYGAPGAGGDAGFGGRPSGTYGAPGFGGDAGYQGGGGGGQGRDYGRPQPYSFQYEVYDPPSGNDYSQRESSDGNVVTGEYRVLLPDSRTQIVKYMADDANGYTADVQYEGQARAGAGAGAYGAPAYQGGAGGFQGGYQAPGGGPGASNQYLPPRNNYRK; encoded by the exons ATGCGCTGCTCCTCTCCACCTCCCACACCCATAGCCGGTCATTCTAATACATACTGGTTAATACGTGGATATGCAGCGCTAAGGATAAACTGTAACAAAGGGTCCGGATGGTATATAAACTCGTCCGTGGATCATCTTCTCAGTTCGCTTCGCGTCTTCGCTCATAACACCAATATGAATTACCACCAG TTAACGAAAGTGCTATTGCTGCTATCGTGTTTTGCTAGTGATGCACTTGCTGGATTGCTGCCGGGTGGTAGCGCCGGTGGAAGTGGTTACCAGTACAACAGACCCAGTGGAGCTGGATTCGGTGGTCCAGGAGGATTGTCTGGAGATTTAGGAGGAGGTTTCAGGGGGAGACCCAATGCGTTGTACGGAGCTCCAGGAGCTGGTGGAGACGCTGGTTTTGGTGGACGTCCATCTGGCACTTATGGTGCTCCTGGATTCGGTGGTGATGCAGGCTACCAaggtggtggtggtggaggCCAGGGTCGCGATTATGGAAGA cCACAACCATACAGCTTCCAGTATGAGGTATACGATCCCCCTAGTGGCAATGACTACTCTCAACGAGAGAGCAGTGACGGTAACGTGGTAACAGGGGAATATAGAGTGCTCTTACCGGACTCGAGGACACAAATCGTAAAATACATGGCTGATGATGCGAATGGATACACTGCTGATGTTCAATACGAAGGACAGGCTCGAGCAGGTGCTGGTGCTGGTGCTTATGGAGCACCTGCTTATCAAGGAGGTGCGGGAGGATTCCAGGGTGGCTATCAAGCAC CTGGAGGCGGACCTGGAGCCAGCAATCAATATCTTCCACCACGTAACAACTATCGGAAATAA
- the LOC126874610 gene encoding pro-resilin-like isoform X1, with protein sequence MRCSSPPPTPIAGHSNTYWLIRGYAALRINCNKGSGWYINSSVDHLLSSLRVFAHNTNMNYHQLTKVLLLLSCFASDALAGLLPGGSAGGSGYQYNRPSGAGFGGPGGLSGDLGGGFRGRPNALYGAPGAGGDAGFGGRPSGTYGAPGFGGDAGYQGGGGGGQGRDYGRPQPYSFQYEVYDPPSGNDYSQRESSDGNVVTGEYRVLLPDSRTQIVKYMADDANGYTADVQYEGQARAGAGAGAYGAPAYQGGAGGFQGGYQAPAGGGPGASNQYLPPRNNYRK encoded by the exons ATGCGCTGCTCCTCTCCACCTCCCACACCCATAGCCGGTCATTCTAATACATACTGGTTAATACGTGGATATGCAGCGCTAAGGATAAACTGTAACAAAGGGTCCGGATGGTATATAAACTCGTCCGTGGATCATCTTCTCAGTTCGCTTCGCGTCTTCGCTCATAACACCAATATGAATTACCACCAG TTAACGAAAGTGCTATTGCTGCTATCGTGTTTTGCTAGTGATGCACTTGCTGGATTGCTGCCGGGTGGTAGCGCCGGTGGAAGTGGTTACCAGTACAACAGACCCAGTGGAGCTGGATTCGGTGGTCCAGGAGGATTGTCTGGAGATTTAGGAGGAGGTTTCAGGGGGAGACCCAATGCGTTGTACGGAGCTCCAGGAGCTGGTGGAGACGCTGGTTTTGGTGGACGTCCATCTGGCACTTATGGTGCTCCTGGATTCGGTGGTGATGCAGGCTACCAaggtggtggtggtggaggCCAGGGTCGCGATTATGGAAGA cCACAACCATACAGCTTCCAGTATGAGGTATACGATCCCCCTAGTGGCAATGACTACTCTCAACGAGAGAGCAGTGACGGTAACGTGGTAACAGGGGAATATAGAGTGCTCTTACCGGACTCGAGGACACAAATCGTAAAATACATGGCTGATGATGCGAATGGATACACTGCTGATGTTCAATACGAAGGACAGGCTCGAGCAGGTGCTGGTGCTGGTGCTTATGGAGCACCTGCTTATCAAGGAGGTGCGGGAGGATTCCAGGGTGGCTATCAAGCAC CAGCTGGAGGCGGACCTGGAGCCAGCAATCAATATCTTCCACCACGTAACAACTATCGGAAATAA